One window from the genome of Leptolyngbya ohadii IS1 encodes:
- a CDS encoding sensor histidine kinase, giving the protein MNYSRLTHARWKASTALKVVSLYLVMGCLWILFSDQLLDYFTGSSSRVLTRLQTLKGWLYVLFTAAILYWFINRETRSSRSANFRLKNALGELQTTQVALQELNAQLEQRVINRTAELTALSDRLKEVQEIARIGSWEYDLLTGQISWSDEIFRIFALVPGQSIPSYEQHLRENFSPEEAARLNAAVTRALEQREPYELDLQIIRADGSTGWILGKGKPIVNEHQQVVRLVGTALDITERKTLEVEQQHLVQMKDEFLSLVSHELRSPLASIKMAIHLLEIKLGQVLPVLEAENQVQCRQIQQYLSILHQQCDQELEIVNNLLDLQRLEAGGMSKTIAPIQVLEWVEQVASAYQERAQERQQQLQILLPPSVPDLHSDCEILTSVLRELLTNACKYTPPGETITVQVEPTTADIRIMVQNSGSFIPQAELERIFDKFYRVPGGDPWKQGGTGLGLALAKKQVEYLGGSMRAESDARGVRFVITLPIEIG; this is encoded by the coding sequence ATGAACTATTCTCGTTTAACCCATGCCCGTTGGAAAGCTTCTACTGCCCTTAAAGTCGTGTCGCTTTATCTGGTGATGGGATGCTTGTGGATCTTATTCTCGGATCAGTTGCTCGATTACTTCACAGGCTCTTCCAGTCGTGTCCTGACCCGGCTCCAGACCCTAAAGGGCTGGCTCTATGTCCTATTTACCGCAGCTATCCTCTACTGGTTCATCAATCGTGAGACCCGCTCTAGCCGTAGTGCCAATTTCAGGCTCAAAAATGCTCTTGGTGAACTACAGACTACACAGGTTGCCTTACAAGAACTGAATGCTCAGCTTGAACAACGGGTAATAAACCGCACAGCCGAGCTTACAGCCCTCAGCGATCGTCTGAAAGAGGTACAGGAAATTGCTCGGATCGGGAGCTGGGAATACGACTTGCTCACTGGACAAATTAGCTGGTCTGATGAAATCTTTCGTATCTTTGCTCTAGTACCAGGGCAATCTATCCCTAGCTATGAGCAGCACTTAAGAGAGAACTTTTCACCTGAAGAGGCAGCACGACTTAATGCAGCAGTGACACGAGCCTTAGAACAGAGAGAGCCGTATGAATTGGATTTGCAAATCATTCGAGCAGATGGCTCAACCGGATGGATCTTGGGCAAGGGTAAGCCGATCGTCAATGAGCATCAGCAAGTGGTGCGCCTGGTAGGAACTGCTTTAGACATTACAGAGCGCAAGACCCTGGAAGTCGAGCAGCAGCACTTAGTCCAGATGAAGGATGAATTCCTCAGCTTGGTCTCTCACGAACTCCGATCGCCCCTCGCTAGTATCAAGATGGCGATTCATCTACTGGAAATCAAGCTGGGTCAAGTCTTGCCTGTGCTTGAAGCAGAGAACCAAGTTCAGTGTCGGCAAATCCAGCAATACTTGAGCATCCTGCATCAGCAGTGCGACCAAGAGCTTGAGATCGTCAATAACCTGCTGGACTTACAGCGTCTAGAGGCAGGCGGCATGAGCAAGACGATCGCCCCCATCCAGGTTCTTGAATGGGTTGAGCAGGTTGCTTCTGCTTATCAAGAACGGGCACAGGAACGACAGCAGCAGCTACAAATATTGCTCCCTCCATCCGTACCAGACTTGCATTCAGATTGTGAGATCTTAACGAGTGTGCTGAGAGAGTTATTGACCAACGCCTGCAAGTACACGCCACCCGGAGAAACCATCACCGTACAGGTCGAGCCGACAACAGCCGATATTCGGATTATGGTGCAGAATTCAGGCAGCTTTATCCCGCAAGCAGAACTAGAACGCATCTTTGATAAGTTCTATCGAGTGCCGGGGGGTGATCCCTGGAAGCAGGGCGGGACAGGACTAGGACTGGCGCTTGCCAAGAAGCAGGTGGAATATCTGGGCGGGTCGATGCGGGCTGAGAGTGATGCAAGAGGCGTCAGGTTTGTCATCACTCTTCCGATAGAGATTGGCTAG